The genomic segment AGCCGCAGGTCTGACCCCACTCCATTAGGAGGAGGTGGGCGGGGCAGTGGCAGTGGCAGTGGTGGCCAGGCCCACCGCGGCCACTCTCCAGGAGGTGGTAGAGGCAAGCTCCCATCCCTCCTGTCCAACCGCATGTACCCTGAGAGTGGGGGCTTCCATCAGGGTTCCACTCAAGGGCCTCACGACTTTCCTGGGAGGCATTTTGGAGGGGGCCCACGGGCTGGCCGGCAGCGAGGCCGCAAGAGACCCCTCAACAAAGTAAGTACCTCCAGCCAAATAAGGCCTCCTCAGACACTGGGCAAAAGTTTAGCCCTTTCTGATTCCCTCCTTCTCTATCCTCAACCAACCGGCAAGTCAGCCTAAAGTGCTACTACCTGCTATGTGCCACGCAAAGCAATTTGTCACAAATACTCCTCGACAAACATTTTACCTATCACTTGCCGTTCTAACTCCGCCCAGCCCTTATTTAATGTAGTCAGAAATGCCTATTGGAACTGCCCCTTTTTGTACAGTAAAGGCAAGTGACCACTCTCCCTGCCcagttcttgttttgttttcctgtgGGATGTTGAATGATTTCACTTtgtggattttattttaatttctttttattttcattccttTCTTTTGCCCCAATCCTGAGTAGTCTGAAGATAAGGCTAACACTATTGATGAGGAAATGCCCAGAGAAGGAAGACATATCAAGTCTGCTAATTGGCTTTGACGAGTATTAAGTCTAGAATTCATTGATGTGTTGATGATGTTCTGGTTGTATTgtccaaatgttttttgtttttgtttttttttgtcaacaaaaaaatgtatttgagtgcAAATTAATTGTTGACTGTAGCAGGTGAAGCCACAGCGTGACGTCCAGAAGAAGAGAAAGCAGACTCTTACTGCAGCTGATGAGCCAGAGTCGAAGATGAACAAGACCGAGAGTTCTGGGTCAGAAGCTACCCAAGGTacttaaacacatttttgttgtacacaaaaaaacccccaaaaaaacacattttaaatctaTTTTTGCCTCATGTTTCCATAGAGCAAGCAGAGAAAAATGGGGACGACAGTGAACCAAAAACAGCCGATTCGGTGAGTAGATCGAGCCTGGGTTCCAGaaactgaaacttttttatCGTTAAGGCATGTATTAGTTTACCCTCTATGAATAAACCGCTGAACCAATTGATTTAGCCTAATTGAACACAATATCTCTTCAAATGTAATTAATACAATTAGGAAGAGATCATATTGTTCATATAGTTGCAAAAAAGACTCACTGACCCAGCATTAACAAAAGAACGCTAAAACTAACATGTTTCTAAAGAAAAATAAGTAATGGTATACTTGTATTCACAGGAGACAAACCCAACTGCAGATGGAGATAAAGGTAAGTTCAACTATAGTTGCCCCTCActgatttttcttctttcagctACTCATCTTGAACTATTACCCTATCTTGGAATACCTTATATCTGCTCTTATTCTTGTGCTTAGCTTCACCCAAACAGGAGGACAAGAAAAGTCCACAGGGCAAACAAACTCCGACCCAAAGTCAGGACAAGCACCCAaaaatgaggaagaggaggggctTCCTGGAAAGGTGAGAGGCCATACTATATACTGCTGAGTCAAGATTTACTACCTTACCAtcatttgtctctctttttagCTTGCTTTCCTATTGTTTGTGAGATTTGTTTATTGCCTCGTTCACTGTACATCACTAcgtcaatatttttgttgcGGTCACCGGGTTTTAGTTGTGTAGTAATTTGGATTATTATCCGACTGGGTTTCTTCCACTCCTCATCACGCTGTGCCTCTTTCCAATGGGCCTGTTTTTTTCAGGGTGATGTTTGCCTGCTCTGTGTGCAAGTTCCGTTCGTTCTACAAGGAGGAAATGGAAACTCATCTTGACAGCCGCTTTCACAAGGACCACTTTAAGTTTCTTTCCAGTCAGCTCTCCAAGCCCACTACAGAGTTCCTACAGGTGACTGAGATTTGTCAAACATCGCACTCTGATTTATGCTTTTGCACACAGTATTTTAGCATTTGGGGGTAAATCTCAAGGGATGTGCTAGTTGTAAATGCACTAAAATAAGAGTATAGTTGAGTatgtaatacataaataaatgcataGTAGGGCTTCTTCCAGATCTAAATTTCCAAGTCAAATCTGACTTGCCAGGTTAGGTCCACTTTTTGCCTGAGTCTTTAcaggaaatactttttttttttttttcctctttgctAAGTTATTGTATTGAATTCTGTGATCTTATAAGTTGTTGCTGGTACCTAAGCCCTACTAAAAGGAAACCATCAGTTTACCATTATAACTCATAAGATTTAAGAGGACTATGACTATTTAGACAGGCAAAACAGTCTGGTGTCAACTTAGGGGTAATTACTTTTGTACATGCAGTAGGGTCACCGCCTGAGTCACTGACGGAGTGTAaactaaataaagtaaaaatactttATGTTTTTGTAGGAGTATTTGCAGAATAAGTTTCAGAAGACCGATCAGAGGGTTGGCCAGTTGGAAAACCACAGTGCTGCCATCTGCCAGGTGTACAAAGAGCAGGACCTCACCAGGGGTAAGTAacgtgtgtgggtgggtgggtggtaaGCAGGAGAATTTAAGTGATTGCTCATTGTATATATTTCTCACGTCTGTGTAGATCTCGGTATGGAGCACTTCATGAGGAAGGTGGAAGCGGCTCACTGCGCGGCATGTGACCTTTTCATTCCAATGCAGCCACACCTGATACAGAAACACATCAAGTCACCTGACCATAACTACAACAGGAAGGTATGGCTGATCGCCCCCAAATTGATCATTATGCTTTAGAAAACTAAAAGTATCTTTGTACTACTGACTAGtttgctaaaaaataaataaaaggaccAACAAAAGCATTACAAGCAACTTAACATTTTTTTCATGTAGACATTTTGATTATGCCAATACAGACCTGGATTTAAATTGATACAAAAGATTAGCAATTTCAACATTAGTTAAAATTATTGCAATCAAATATGTTCCTGAAATTGTTGAGCCATTGCATTGAAGTGCATTAAACAGTATATTATGGGCCATTGTTATCTTTGTCAAAATGAAGACGCACAAACATTTATAATTTAATGCTCTAGAGAGAGAAGAACTTTTAAAAACCTACTTGGGTTAAACAATTTCAGCACTGTTTTTGTTTGATCTACTACTCTTTGTCCAATGGTGTTAGAATTAACTCTAAAAGCCATAATGCACCATACACCCGATTTTTATATGGGAGGGTCCAAGTCCTGTTCTGACTGGTCCAGTACAAATAGTGTTACAAAGCCTATGGTGCTGCTGGATGATGTACTGCACTGCAGTTTGTTCTTTGAATATTTTGCACTCTGTCTTATGTGTGACTCTGGCCTCTCTGTGATTGAAGGGTATGATGGAGCAGTCCAAGAGGGCCAGCCTGTCAGTTGCTCGTAGCATCCTCAATCACAAAGTCATTGGCAAGAAGCTGGAGAGCTACCTCAAGGTATGTACAGTGTCGTATACCTGGCCATGAGCTGGCAATCGCAAAGCATGGTATAAATAGCCTCCCTAAATGTACCAGGGCCCTTGCTTTGCAGATGGGTATAGGAATAAGAGTTTGTGGTCACTGTGTAATTGCCTGTTTTAAACCACAGTACAAGTAAAACCATATTGTTTGACTGTTTAAAAGTGGAGGAAATGACTGAATGATTTACTAATCTCCCTGACCAAATGCGGTGCATATTATCAAATTCCACGGGGAGAAATGCACTAGCGTGCATAATGGAGTGACATACAGAAAATACCATGCATGCGCAAGTGAACCTCACAGATTTCCGTCTTGCTGATCACTAATGCAGGGGCTCTTAGACAGACAAATGTACTTTATGAACTTTCTGTCATCGTCAGGGTGAAAACCCGTTCACTGGTAACCAAGACGACCAGGATCCAGAAGACTCAATGGTGATGGACGTGTCTGAGATGGAGCTAACAAACGAGACGGCCGACAACCAGACGGAGGCAGCAGCAGTCAAGGATGAGCCGGTGGCCGAGGAGGAGACGGGCCAAAAGGCCGTCGAgggtgaagcagcagcagcagcagcagcagaggaggaaaagatggaggaGGATCTAGGaatagagggagaggaggaggaggaggagcagggcaACCAGGAAGATGAAGGTTTTGAAATTGGAGATGAGGAGGGATATGTGGTGCACGATGAGATTGGCGAAGAGGGAttacaggaggaggaggaggaggaggaaggagtagAGGCGGCAGAGGTAGAGGAGGAAGACAAGAACGATGAATGAACTTTGCACCCTGTGTGTGACTTCTCGACCTTAACATCGGTCCGGACCAGTCGATGAACCCCCCCCCACCCGGTCCCATTCAACCCAATCTCATTGCCAGGTATATTAAGAAATATACATACCTGCTCCCACCATTTTCCACCTTCTGATGAGCTtgtatgattttattttttgttaaaggAATAGCTTCACGTTTCGGGAAATACTTGGGCTACGTAACGGtcttctgtactgtatgtctaccAACTGTCTCTGGAGTCGTTGATAGGCTAATGGTGCGTTCAGACGTGCGTCTCTTTAATCGCGGGATCATATTGGGATCATTTGTATATAATCGCATTACTTCCGTCAGTGTAAAGCTGCTCCGTCAACAAAACGGGCATATCATTTCAGAACTTGCCGTGTAGTCCAACTTTCCTGCGTACTTTTCCAAAAGAAAAGCTTGTTCGTCTGGTCTCTGTACAAATAATGAAGTACTGTAGAGCTCTGGGTGCCCACAGACCGCTACCATCATTTTGTTCCTCCTTTCTGATTCAACATCAGGAGAATCTTAACACGGATAGGATTTCGCGACACTGTATCACATGAATTCTTCGCTCTGGTTAAAATATTCCAACTTGGACAAATTTTGGCTACTTTTCTCGCGGTGCCCGCAAGTTTGCATCTTTGCATTGACTTTGTATGTAATCGCACCGCCTGTATAATAGTCTAAACGTAccataagtgttttttcctaGAATGTAAAACGATTGCtcttaatttctttttctttttttttgggtgcCTTTGTTCAAAGAATACTTAATTTTGATTCATTTGTTTAGAATTGTTTTAAGAAATGTTGTAAAGTTGAGCGACATTGTgtactttttttccattttagaTGTCGGAGCTATGTTATAGCGTTGTGTATTGCTGATGAATTGATGATTTTACAACCTTTTGGTAAAATCTAGAACTTGGTGGGCTTTTTATTCTACAGCTGGGGTGATTGAGATAATTGAGGGGACTGTCTGTAGAATAagtatggaatatttaaaatggaTATCAGTCATGTAACAATCTTGTTTCATTCTGAATAAGAAATAAACTTGTTGAATAAATAATTGTTTCACTGTTTTGACGACTTTTAACATGCAATTACCTGATTTAAAGTCAATGTAAGAAGAGTTCAAACTGAAGCTGGACTGGCCACCAATCGGACAAAATCGGtgtaaaaatagaaaatgtagACGCTACCTCAATATTCAACTGGTTTAaaatagagatggcccgataccatttttttgcttcccgattctgatacctgaacttgagTATCGGGCCGATACGgagtaccgatccaataccagtgtgtcatatattttatgtttactaagtgtatactactatccctgtatagatgtgatattatttctatattagtcagtctggctcaggttaaactctttgtgaaacaaacaatgaatgccacagaactttcttttattatgcacTTTGACTTgtcagttataatggaaaaagaacataaataaactacttttagattttctttattttattacgtgggatcggtgcataaagtaatgtaactgaaaaacatttaaatgctgatgaaaaaaggcaacaaaaacttaCGTAAAAAGTtggtagaaggaaggaaggcaaaaATAGTTGGAtgatagtatcaaaaacttagaaaacagcgatagtagaaagaaggaagacaaacttggaaataagtgacaaaaaccttgacaaaggcagaattgttttctgaaaaaagcgacaaaaacttcaaccttggagaaaaaaggaaggcaagaacaggttgaaaatagtgacaaacttcaaaaacatgaaaaaaaaacatttcttaaaactgcactttatgtctttttgtagttttgcttatttgaaACTAATGTACTTGCTCTTACTacttgtctggagtttgcaccttcagggttgaaagcacttaattggaagtggCTTTGGATAAAATGACAGGTAATGTAAAACAACAGCGACAGCAActcctgcagtcctccaaagtacccctagggggacacgtacccccatttgagaaacactggtctaaAAGGGCACAACTTGAGTACAGTTTAACTTGCAGTTTGCAGTGATGGagtgtatttatttatcaaaaGGTGAAGGTTCGAGGGCCTTTATAACTTTACATTGATATAGCTGTCAATTAAATACATACAATTTCACGAACATTCTATTCATGAGGTACAAAATCCCCCTGGCCCACAAATTAATATCAAACATTTTGAAGATCGAGGTGTAATTTTCATCAATGATGTGGTTTCATTTTAGAAATGACTCCTGTCACAACTGAACCTACTGATTAATTAATTTCTCAGTAATATAATATTTCATTGCAGGTTGGACTGTTGCCTAAGAATACCATATACTACACTAAAATTGTGGCATGTAGTTTATTACTGATAATTTAACTTTTGGCTTTATGAATATGTATTGTTTGGGTTTATACATTAATTAACCAAAGAAAAATATGTTCCTGTTTTCCATAAAGAATGTGAGCAGTACTTTATAAAATCTTGAACTAATATCCTATAAAGATGGTGATGTTCTGAGGATTGTAcatcatttcattaaaataaatcGATCTGTTTGACGCTTGAAATGGTAGAAATACAATGTCAGTTCCTTCAATGTATGCATTATTAATGCGTGGATTTTACTTGCCTATTTACTTCTGGCATCTTAATGGATCAAATACATCATTTGTGTGATAAGCACTGACCTGTTTGATCGCTGAAATCATTACGAGATATTGCATGATGTTCCCGGGGGAGGATGAGGCGGAGTTGTGGTTGTGGCTGACAAACCTTCAGCCTGCCCCCGTGCGTCTGACGTCATCGACGTCAAACGGGACTGTTTGTTCTGGATTTGGGGCGAGGAAGGTCTGCGAGCGCTGACAACCGACAGAAGAAGGTAAAAATGGCATTTTATGCCTTTCCGTAGAGGACGTTGGTATATCAAACGAAAGCATACAGCCCCGGGGATACGGTAAAAGGTTTACAATAGACACCGGGGGCGTATTTCGCGCGCTGTCAGTGTGCGCTTCGGCAAGCGGAGCATGAGCTGTCTTCGCAGGCCTTGCACCGGTTCGGGCACACGAGATAGatgctttttgtattttaagttAGCGtgattttgtgttattgtgcatATTATGTGTTGAATCTTTCTTCTCTCAATACTTGCGTTAAGGTCGTTTTCGTGTCATTGGACACTCCGTGCTGTCAGTGTGCACGTTATCTGCAGGTCGGTATCATGCTAACCAGTTAGCTGCTAGGCTGTTTGTTTGTAGCCCCGTAGGCCGTATTCGTGACATAAGTTACGTCCTCTCGGCAGCGTAGTTTACGCACGATGGCGCAGGAGCTCATGTGAAGTGCGACGTACGTAACTTCGAGAATATCAATCCCGTCCAAGTTGTATTCTGAAAGGCCGTTTACGTGGGGAGCTGTCAGTTGCTCACAGTGGACATGGCGATGTACTGACAAGGAAGGTTAGCAAGGCAAGGGTGCAAAGTTGTTTTTGAATAAATTAGCTAGGTAGGTAGCTAGCTATGTCTTTGTGTTCACTGTTGTGATAAGTAACGTTATTCATGACATTTAGTTTCGTTAGCCTCTTTGCTTTCCTCGGGAAACCCGGTAGTTTGAAGAACATATAACGTTAGCTACGTGATACGAAATAGTAGCAAAATGGCTGATAGCTGTAGGATAATTAGCTAATGTACGAGTTAAAGTACGTTATTGCTTCACTATCCGATGTCAGGCGTTGCATTCAAATTAGCTGCGACATTGCTACATCATGTGAACGCAATTGCTTCGTGTCAATTCTCAGGatattgttgatatttttttttatttagatttttttttttagagctcAGCCACAGTCTACTGGCCAGTTAGAATTGATACTGTATTAATGGTTTGGTGAATGGCACCACAATATTGAACATAGTGTATTAAGAAATCTGTTcccaatctgtttttttttgcttccatTTAAGAATAATCATAAATACTTTATCATCCCTAGGGGAAAATTGGGTAAGATGCATAttctacatacacacatttaagTTAAGTGAATTAGTCTTTTAATATGAAGATTTAGGTCATTAAGAGAGGAAAATGTTAGCTCAGGATAGAATAAAGACAAGTTATTGTCTTTGTTTGTACATTGACAGATTATTAGTGAGATTCCAAAAAAGGACCTTTTGAGTACCGTGACATACACTGTCAAAAGGCGTTACTGTAGAGGTCCAAGGTCAGAGTTCACTGTAGTCATCCATAAAATCAAGGAAACCTACGTCCTTGTCAGCTAGCTTGTCTTAAAGTGACTGAAATGTAAAACCACACAAGATAAACTATAGCACAAAAAACATGCACATGATGAAAGATGCCAAAAAATTATAAAGGACTGGAATACTGAGAATACTGTTAGaaagtttattgttttttggggCTAATTCCTGGGGAATAAAGAAGACAACATACagatacattatatatacagcACCAGTCAAACGTTTTAACACATTTACCTTTTCACTTGAATAAGAAAGtgattccaaacttttgactggtactgtacatGGTCTACGATGTGCACATGTAGTCCCCTGTGGCGTAACAAGTCCTCAAAGCCTATAGATTGCCAGCAGAATCAAAAGACACATTGTTAAAGGTCTCTTGCTTGCAGAGCAGATGTATAATTGTGCTACAGGGGTGTAGATACATTAGACAAGAAGTAAGGTGAAGGGTTATGACAGCTTAAAAACCGTTTCATTAAAGTTTTAAAGGTGGGTCAAAAGGCCGTCATGGGCTAAGAATTGTACAAGTATTATCGACAGTTCCAGTAAGAGAGGGGTCATTTCCAGGAAGAATgtgaataaaaaacattttgtaattgaCTGTTGGTGGatccctttttttaaacattgcacAGGAGgaattaactaaaaaaaaaaaggtgcagcCTCAAATGAAGTAATTAGAAAAAGAGGTACAGGTAATATCAAAGCATTGTCAAATTTCGGACATCTGACAGGAATGGAACTTTCTTTGTGCCATTCCTGTTGTATCGAAAAAACATTTGGTCTTTGCCTGTGTTATAGGGCTCTGATCACGGCTGCTTACGACACAGCATAACCAAACATTAATCTGGGTAGTGTATTTTGATGTTCGTTGGAATCAACCCAAACAATTGTTAACCAGGCGTGCCTCGTTTCTTtatatctctttctctcaggTGTAACACTCggccctctgtctgtctgtgttgtggttTCCTTGCCCCCACAGCGTGTCACTGACAAACCTCCGGTGTTACCTCAGGAAATCGCCGCCTCATCCACTGAGATATGATCACACAATTGCAATAAATCACAGCTGCATAGCTACAAACATGTGAGTCTCTGGAAAACAATTTGtccttttttaatatttaaatgtgtCAAAATTAACCATTTGGCCTACAGAGGCCTTGATAGAAATGCTCACCATTGGCAAAATGTAGTCATTGCATCATTATTACTTTTTGCATCTGtttacactagggctgcacgatatgatgAAAATATGCATTAACAttgaatattgcgataatgatattacttgctagggctgggcgatatggttgaaaactgtatcacgatataagtttttcatatcggtcaatatcaataattattgatattttttatgacctatttaaaataaggaccaggagaaaaatatattaaatttaaacatttttattttaaacttaaccctgctctgattataatcccctcagttataaaagcagaaatgtcaacacaaccatggaaaacactcaaataattaaaatgtaaacaggtctaaaatcacaatgaacacttaacaattatctcttaacattaaggtgcaaaattaaagaatgagtaagaaatgcttaataaagtgtcataaaatagtgcaaagtgttagctaaatataagaaacctgagaaggaactattttctgcaggtttagtgctaggttggtaacctggcttctggacagtgctcagcatgtctgcctccgttatttctttgtggCGTTTAGTAaagcgctgatgcagagtacctctccatggcgctctgctgcttgtgccgtgttgcagctgcagatgttgttggacgttgctggcgaatacggctgtgctccaaagtgtgagcgcggctaaagtggtaaaacaagtttatggtagtaccagtgttggtggggacgacattggtctgactacggtcagacttataaaatccccaaaactgcgatactgacttttcctgttttatcaacgatttcctcgctcgctgcggcactcactttccactccacgccggttctgttattgaagaacacgagacagcgatgtggcgcaaccaaacatgatactgttacatgattggctgttagagtgtcactccccacgttgctaggttgccagagagtgagggcctttgttcatgcaaccaaacttgattcacaacctctggtttcttctgatgaagaaaaacaagttatcgaacgttttatggaccgcattttctattgatattgattgtgtctatcgcgatacatatcgttatcgttttat from the Perca flavescens isolate YP-PL-M2 chromosome 2, PFLA_1.0, whole genome shotgun sequence genome contains:
- the akap8l gene encoding A-kinase anchor protein 8-like isoform X2 encodes the protein MDSRSYGSGYSSWGGGGSGSRGSGGFDLYGGGYKDSMSGLGGYGGGGGHMKRGLSGASLLSSTGTHADAVIAKINQRLDMLTQLEGGMKGTRGDRYDHYESFDSRASALTSSRDLYRSGGGSYGYGDGREDNMLLSQRGGSGFGGGIGLGGGGGFDSPSSSYGVAKMRQNMRESFNSGHGGGSGGAGWPGAGRRSPRRGGSAGGRGAGGGFGSRRSDPTPLGGGGRGSGSGSGGQAHRGHSPGGGRGKLPSLLSNRMYPESGGFHQGSTQGPHDFPGRHFGGGPRAGRQRGRKRPLNKVKPQRDVQKKRKQTLTAADEPESKMNKTESSGSEATQEQAEKNGDDSEPKTADSETNPTADGDKASPKQEDKKSPQGKQTPTQSQDKHPKMRKRRGFLERVMFACSVCKFRSFYKEEMETHLDSRFHKDHFKFLSSQLSKPTTEFLQEYLQNKFQKTDQRVGQLENHSAAICQVYKEQDLTRDLGMEHFMRKVEAAHCAACDLFIPMQPHLIQKHIKSPDHNYNRKGMMEQSKRASLSVARSILNHKVIGKKLESYLKGENPFTGNQDDQDPEDSMVMDVSEMELTNETADNQTEAAAVKDEPVAEEETGQKAVEGEAAAAAAAEEEKMEEDLGIEGEEEEEEQGNQEDEGFEIGDEEGYVVHDEIGEEGLQEEEEEEEGVEAAEVEEEDKNDE
- the akap8l gene encoding A-kinase anchor protein 8-like isoform X1; protein product: MDSRSYGSGYSSWGGGGSGSRGSGGFDLYGGGYKDSMSGLGGYGGGGGHMKRGLSGASLLSSTGTHADAVIAKINQRLDMLTQLEGGMKGTRGDRYDHYESFDSRASALTSSRDLYRSGGGSYGYGDGREDNMLLSQRGGSGFGGGIGLGGGGGFDSPSSSYGVAKMRQNMRESFNSGHGGGSGGAGWPGAGRRSPRRGGSAGGRGAGGGFGSRRSDPTPLGGGGRGSGSGSGGQAHRGHSPGGGRGKLPSLLSNRMYPESGGFHQGSTQGPHDFPGRHFGGGPRAGRQRGRKRPLNKQVKPQRDVQKKRKQTLTAADEPESKMNKTESSGSEATQEQAEKNGDDSEPKTADSETNPTADGDKASPKQEDKKSPQGKQTPTQSQDKHPKMRKRRGFLERVMFACSVCKFRSFYKEEMETHLDSRFHKDHFKFLSSQLSKPTTEFLQEYLQNKFQKTDQRVGQLENHSAAICQVYKEQDLTRDLGMEHFMRKVEAAHCAACDLFIPMQPHLIQKHIKSPDHNYNRKGMMEQSKRASLSVARSILNHKVIGKKLESYLKGENPFTGNQDDQDPEDSMVMDVSEMELTNETADNQTEAAAVKDEPVAEEETGQKAVEGEAAAAAAAEEEKMEEDLGIEGEEEEEEQGNQEDEGFEIGDEEGYVVHDEIGEEGLQEEEEEEEGVEAAEVEEEDKNDE